In the genome of Saprospira sp. CCB-QB6, one region contains:
- the pncA gene encoding bifunctional nicotinamidase/pyrazinamidase, which yields MNALILVDLQYDFCQLGALEVPDGNAVIPVANALMPHFELVLATQDWHPANHKSFAANHLFRQPGQVIDLNGLEQILWPIHCVQESYGAELVDELDQTKISKIFQKGTDPEIDSYSGFFDNGHRKATGLGDYLKEKGVTSVFVMGLALDYCVKFTALDAQALGFKTYLVQDGCRAVNMQETDGQQAIEELKAKGVTIVDSQDVATLV from the coding sequence ATGAACGCACTTATATTAGTAGACCTACAGTACGATTTTTGTCAGCTGGGGGCCCTAGAAGTCCCCGACGGCAATGCTGTGATTCCCGTAGCCAATGCCTTAATGCCTCATTTTGAGCTGGTCTTGGCCACGCAGGATTGGCATCCCGCCAATCATAAGAGCTTTGCGGCCAATCATCTCTTTCGACAGCCAGGGCAAGTGATAGACCTCAATGGGTTGGAGCAAATTCTTTGGCCCATTCACTGTGTGCAGGAAAGTTATGGGGCCGAGTTGGTTGATGAGCTAGATCAAACAAAAATTAGTAAGATTTTTCAGAAAGGAACAGATCCAGAAATTGATAGCTATAGTGGCTTTTTTGATAATGGCCACCGAAAGGCCACTGGTTTAGGCGATTATTTAAAGGAGAAAGGCGTAACTAGCGTTTTTGTTATGGGCTTAGCTCTAGATTATTGTGTGAAGTTTACGGCCCTAGATGCTCAGGCCTTAGGTTTCAAAACCTATTTGGTCCAAGATGGCTGTAGAGCTGTCAATATGCAGGAAACAGATGGCCAGCAGGCGATAGAAGAGCTAAAAGCAAAGGGCGTGACTATCGTTGATAGTCAAGATGTTGCCACTTTAGTATAG
- a CDS encoding START domain-containing protein has translation MPLSAQPWELAKDKEGISIYSRALSGWEMKESRAEMQISANLLQVENALKQAHLRKKWMYETPLNENLQEVSADEFYVYYQVDMPWPIENRDNVTHYEFRRLSDKELRVDFKSAPNKKELEEGFIRIKEMQGHWYFKELDNGQLFVRQQLVAHPGGSIPNWLAQKSVVEGPYKTMRKFRALLE, from the coding sequence TTGCCCCTATCTGCTCAGCCTTGGGAATTGGCCAAGGATAAAGAGGGGATCTCTATTTATAGCCGTGCATTGAGCGGATGGGAAATGAAAGAAAGCAGAGCCGAAATGCAAATATCTGCCAATTTATTGCAAGTAGAAAACGCACTGAAGCAGGCCCATTTGCGCAAAAAATGGATGTATGAAACCCCGCTCAACGAAAACCTACAAGAAGTCTCTGCCGATGAGTTTTATGTGTATTATCAAGTGGATATGCCTTGGCCCATCGAAAACCGAGACAATGTGACGCATTACGAGTTTCGCCGCTTGTCGGATAAGGAATTGCGTGTTGACTTTAAAAGCGCTCCAAATAAAAAAGAACTAGAGGAGGGCTTCATTCGGATTAAAGAGATGCAAGGTCATTGGTACTTTAAGGAGCTCGATAATGGGCAGTTGTTTGTCCGACAACAGTTGGTGGCCCATCCTGGTGGTAGCATTCCCAACTGGTTGGCCCAAAAATCAGTAGTGGAAGGACCATATAAGACCATGCGTAAGTTTAGGGCTTTATTAGAGTAG
- a CDS encoding NUDIX hydrolase, with protein sequence MAYTYEYPRPAVTVDCVVFGLDDSADLRILLIERADDPFAGHWALPGGFVDMDEDLDRAAKRELEEETGIKDIFIEQLYTFGTPNRDPRGRVISVAYYALVNLSEHPIKAASDARQAKWFKISELPPLAFDHNQVLEMALERLRAKVLYKPVGFELLPDKFTLTDLQNLYETILGQQLNRRNFRSKILKMGLLEQQERQQNVPHRPAYLYKFNKEKYQRLSERLGEFIFEIRFQPRETED encoded by the coding sequence ATGGCATATACCTATGAATACCCAAGGCCAGCTGTTACCGTAGACTGTGTGGTTTTTGGCTTAGACGATAGCGCAGATTTGCGTATTTTGCTCATTGAACGAGCAGACGACCCTTTTGCTGGACATTGGGCCCTGCCTGGTGGCTTTGTCGATATGGATGAGGACTTAGATCGGGCCGCCAAAAGAGAATTAGAAGAAGAAACTGGGATTAAAGACATCTTTATTGAGCAGTTGTACACCTTTGGGACCCCAAATAGAGACCCTAGAGGCCGAGTGATTAGCGTGGCCTACTATGCGCTGGTCAATTTATCTGAACACCCCATTAAAGCCGCCTCCGATGCTCGTCAGGCTAAGTGGTTTAAGATTTCGGAGCTGCCCCCTTTGGCCTTTGACCATAATCAGGTTTTGGAGATGGCCCTAGAGCGGCTACGGGCCAAGGTTTTATATAAACCTGTAGGCTTTGAGCTCCTGCCTGATAAATTCACTTTGACGGACCTCCAAAATTTGTATGAAACTATCTTGGGCCAGCAGCTCAACCGCCGAAATTTTAGGTCCAAAATCTTAAAAATGGGTCTGTTGGAGCAACAAGAGCGGCAACAGAATGTCCCACACCGCCCAGCCTACCTCTATAAATTTAATAAAGAAAAATATCAACGGCTATCTGAGCGCTTGGGCGAATTTATCTTTGAAATTCGCTTTCAGCCCAGAGAAACGGAAGACTAA
- a CDS encoding TetR/AcrR family transcriptional regulator translates to MGRKPVKKERIDDPSLKASWIEQLSTVYLRNGLTKFTMDDIAAKLGISKATLYKYFASRAEILDAVVRLRITEIEAFEDQLSDAQITFSERYFEVIKKASVMLAEMSNQFLIDSRQLYPELWAKMRDFQDRALFVVEAFYRKGIEAGIMNDINPRLLALTDKMFIRSVADEAFLQEYDISLQEAFDNYFLMKSRGIFTQKYLQKNAETEEEQ, encoded by the coding sequence ATGGGACGAAAACCAGTCAAAAAAGAACGAATTGATGATCCTAGCCTAAAAGCTAGTTGGATCGAACAACTATCTACTGTTTATTTGCGCAATGGATTGACCAAATTTACAATGGATGACATTGCCGCTAAATTGGGCATTAGCAAGGCCACCTTATACAAATATTTTGCTTCTAGGGCAGAGATTTTGGATGCCGTTGTCCGCCTTCGGATTACGGAAATAGAAGCTTTTGAGGACCAATTGAGCGATGCGCAGATTACCTTTAGCGAGCGCTATTTTGAGGTCATTAAGAAAGCCTCGGTCATGTTGGCCGAAATGTCGAACCAATTTTTGATTGATAGCCGACAGCTGTATCCTGAGCTTTGGGCTAAAATGCGTGATTTTCAGGATCGGGCCTTATTTGTGGTAGAAGCCTTTTACCGCAAAGGTATCGAGGCAGGTATCATGAATGATATCAATCCGCGTTTGTTGGCGTTGACCGATAAGATGTTTATTCGTTCTGTAGCCGATGAAGCTTTTTTGCAAGAGTATGATATCTCTTTGCAAGAGGCCTTTGATAATTATTTTTTGATGAAAAGTCGAGGCATTTTTACGCAAAAGTATTTGCAGAAAAATGCAGAGACCGAAGAAGAACAATAA
- a CDS encoding sensor histidine kinase, translating into MNINQFFQTTSWRSVLVLGCILVLLGSVYFNITIGKQLEGAERQRMQTWARAQESILKATGDCDLSFQSQIISDNQDIPMILVDGDYRIIDVRNYGEKTWPADRKYFERELDKLREKGQPIVLEVPDIQLKNYIYFRQSKLITYLEVSPYLQFALLLAFIIMAYLSIKVLKDLQQERIWLGMAKETAHQLGTPTSSLVGWIENIRLFYPEDENLGMMADEMAKDVELLNQVAYRFSKLGASAELKEENLLPRLEKLLAYSKERAPRKVQFLAPDFKELAPIVAPINGLLFDWVIENLFKNALDAMDGHGEIALRVYQVQQQVIIEVQDSGKGIPKKLHKKIFQAGFSTKKRGWGLGLSLSKRIVEQYHNGRIYVKESVPGEGTIFRIQLPTSLG; encoded by the coding sequence ATGAATATCAATCAATTCTTTCAAACTACTAGTTGGCGTTCTGTATTAGTACTGGGCTGTATATTGGTCCTGCTGGGCTCCGTTTATTTCAATATCACGATTGGGAAGCAGTTAGAGGGGGCGGAGCGGCAGCGCATGCAAACTTGGGCCAGGGCTCAGGAGAGCATCTTGAAGGCTACAGGGGATTGCGACCTTAGTTTTCAGAGTCAGATTATTAGTGACAATCAGGATATTCCCATGATTTTAGTGGATGGAGATTATCGGATCATTGATGTGCGCAATTATGGGGAGAAAACATGGCCAGCAGATCGCAAGTACTTTGAGCGAGAGTTGGACAAGCTTAGGGAGAAGGGGCAACCTATAGTCTTAGAGGTTCCAGATATACAGTTGAAGAACTACATTTACTTTCGGCAGTCCAAATTGATTACCTATTTAGAGGTATCGCCTTATTTGCAGTTTGCTTTATTGTTGGCGTTTATCATCATGGCCTATTTATCGATTAAGGTGCTTAAAGATTTGCAGCAAGAGCGCATTTGGTTGGGAATGGCCAAGGAGACGGCGCATCAGTTGGGCACGCCGACCAGTTCGTTAGTGGGCTGGATAGAAAACATCCGTCTTTTTTATCCTGAGGATGAAAACTTGGGCATGATGGCCGATGAGATGGCCAAAGATGTAGAGTTGCTCAATCAGGTAGCCTATCGCTTTTCTAAGTTGGGCGCTTCGGCAGAATTGAAGGAGGAGAATCTACTGCCTCGATTAGAGAAATTGTTGGCCTATAGTAAGGAGCGGGCGCCTCGAAAGGTGCAGTTTTTGGCTCCAGACTTCAAGGAGTTGGCCCCTATAGTAGCCCCAATCAATGGATTATTGTTTGATTGGGTCATTGAGAACCTGTTTAAGAATGCGCTAGACGCTATGGATGGGCATGGAGAAATAGCCTTGAGAGTTTATCAGGTACAGCAGCAAGTCATCATAGAGGTGCAGGATAGCGGCAAGGGAATCCCCAAGAAACTGCATAAAAAGATTTTTCAGGCGGGCTTTTCGACCAAGAAGCGGGGCTGGGGGCTAGGGTTATCCTTATCTAAGCGAATTGTAGAGCAGTATCACAATGGTCGGATCTATGTAAAAGAGTCGGTACCTGGGGAAGGGACCATATTTAGGATTCAATTGCCGACTAGTTTGGGCTAA
- a CDS encoding membrane dipeptidase — MRNTIGFLLFFLPLFLLAQTEEEEQANAPLSLGQFYTDIHINSSSKPYNSRTGDMDYTIWEPIFHDCGYDRSSQMMQALGPYLPKYSQAHFAALAKGRSRLSCMALSPVERPLINGSSFYNDRNKKATVSCMTGIVANQLFLRQREMDYFADLLGNIEYLQRFEGDKSYYYFQGKKHQYEIVRNAEQLDSVLASPYRLGILLSIDGGHSLGHSIYIDENITDLEEYSELMRKNIRRLKGLLPISDNTDEYIQTPILWISLAKNYENGLGGMANSWTRDEINVFGKVKAVNDGPSRLGKEIIEELTAREGRRILIDVKHMSYRFRKYYYQAIERASILGEKIPVVCSHCAVSGLSWQQRNYKRKDDDSKNNTSYLNHWTQNLSEEDLVNIYKSGGLIGIPLDASVLGGQLALEEIRLSPEGSLQRKKAELKLFMANILTVVQVVSKSPGYNPKRSSVWDMIALGSDFDNIKQPLTAYPDASYTAKLAEDLQEFLGQPENINSLFTSRQIEELMEGFSPEELSEKIMSKNAYRFIKKQLEMQPKQIGPQAQR, encoded by the coding sequence ATGCGAAATACAATCGGTTTTCTGCTTTTCTTTCTCCCTCTTTTTCTTTTGGCACAAACAGAAGAAGAAGAACAAGCGAATGCGCCTCTTTCTTTGGGGCAGTTTTATACCGATATACATATCAACTCTAGTAGTAAGCCCTACAACTCTCGTACGGGCGACATGGATTACACCATTTGGGAACCTATTTTTCATGATTGTGGCTATGATCGTTCTAGCCAGATGATGCAAGCTTTAGGGCCTTATTTACCCAAGTACTCCCAAGCTCATTTTGCGGCCTTGGCCAAAGGAAGAAGTCGCTTAAGTTGTATGGCGCTTTCTCCGGTAGAGCGACCTTTAATCAATGGGTCTAGCTTTTATAATGATCGCAACAAAAAGGCGACAGTTTCTTGTATGACGGGGATTGTGGCCAATCAACTTTTTTTGCGGCAAAGGGAAATGGATTACTTTGCTGACCTGCTGGGGAACATAGAATACCTTCAACGTTTTGAGGGCGATAAAAGCTATTATTATTTTCAGGGCAAAAAGCATCAATACGAAATCGTTCGCAATGCGGAACAGCTTGATTCAGTTTTGGCTAGTCCGTACCGCCTAGGCATTCTCCTTAGTATAGATGGAGGCCATAGTTTGGGCCACTCTATATATATAGATGAGAACATTACGGATTTGGAGGAGTATAGTGAGTTAATGCGTAAGAATATTCGCCGTCTAAAGGGCCTACTGCCCATATCTGATAACACAGATGAGTATATTCAGACGCCTATTTTGTGGATCTCCTTGGCCAAGAACTATGAAAATGGGCTGGGCGGAATGGCCAATAGTTGGACTAGAGATGAAATTAACGTCTTTGGTAAGGTAAAAGCAGTGAATGATGGCCCTAGTCGTTTGGGCAAAGAAATCATTGAGGAGTTGACGGCTAGAGAGGGTCGACGCATCCTGATTGATGTGAAACACATGAGCTATCGCTTTAGAAAATATTACTACCAAGCGATTGAGCGAGCCTCTATCTTGGGGGAAAAGATCCCTGTGGTTTGTAGTCACTGTGCAGTTAGCGGATTGAGCTGGCAACAGCGAAATTATAAGCGCAAAGATGATGATAGTAAGAACAACACCTCTTATTTGAACCATTGGACCCAAAACCTTTCGGAAGAAGATTTGGTGAACATCTATAAATCGGGTGGATTGATTGGCATCCCCTTAGATGCTTCGGTTTTGGGGGGGCAATTGGCCCTAGAAGAAATTCGGTTGAGCCCTGAGGGGAGCTTACAACGCAAAAAAGCTGAGTTGAAGCTTTTTATGGCCAACATATTAACGGTAGTACAAGTTGTCTCTAAAAGCCCAGGTTACAACCCTAAGAGAAGCAGCGTTTGGGATATGATTGCCTTGGGTTCTGATTTTGACAACATCAAGCAGCCTTTGACCGCTTATCCTGATGCCTCTTATACGGCTAAGTTGGCGGAGGACCTTCAAGAGTTTTTGGGGCAACCCGAAAACATCAATAGCTTGTTTACGAGTCGGCAGATAGAGGAATTGATGGAGGGTTTTAGTCCAGAGGAGCTCAGTGAGAAAATCATGTCAAAGAATGCCTATCGTTTTATCAAAAAACAGCTCGAAATGCAGCCCAAGCAGATTGGTCCACAAGCACAGCGGTAA
- the gyrB gene encoding DNA topoisomerase (ATP-hydrolyzing) subunit B, with translation MEENKNNLDQLQPEVQNADYGADNIQALEGLEAVRMRPGMYIGSTDSKGLHHLVWEVLDNSIDEHLAGFCDEVTITVHPNNSVSVFDNGRGIPVGLHQKLQKSALEVVMTVLHAGGKFDKKTYQVSGGLHGVGVSCVNALSSYLKAEVHREGQIYVQEYSCGIPQTEVTVIGQTERTGTKVTFLPDASIFSATNYIYENLAKRLRELAYLNKGLRLIIIDERKEEEDGSFKREEFFSEGGLKEFVQEMDSNNNREILLPEPIHVMGEEEGVFVEVAFQYNDSYRENLRSFVNNINTIEGGTHVSGFRRAVGHELKKYGDRTGLFAKAKATISSEDFREGLTAVVAVKVPNPQFKGQTKGELGNQEVNSIVSGAVRKAFALYLEENPSVAKLIIDKVILAARARTAARKAREMVQRKNVLTGSGLPGKLADCSSRDASLSEIFLVEGDSAGGTAKQGRSREFQAILPLRGKILNVEKAMEHKIYENEEIKNIFTALGVRIAEKDGDRYLDTEKLRYHKIVIMCDADVDGSHIVTLILTFFFRYMRPLIENGYVYIAAPPLYLVKKGKKQIYCWDEAQRQMAVAELGSNGVGVQRYKGLGEMNAEQLWETTMNPETRTLRQVQIEDAEMADDTFSMLMGDSVPPRRKFIEDNAKYANVDA, from the coding sequence ATGGAAGAAAATAAAAACAACTTAGATCAACTACAGCCCGAGGTTCAGAATGCGGACTACGGCGCCGATAATATTCAGGCACTGGAAGGGCTAGAGGCCGTGCGTATGCGGCCAGGTATGTATATTGGTAGCACGGATAGCAAGGGTCTTCATCATTTGGTATGGGAAGTCTTGGACAACTCGATTGATGAGCATTTGGCGGGCTTTTGTGATGAGGTGACGATCACGGTACACCCGAATAATTCGGTTAGTGTTTTTGATAATGGTCGGGGGATTCCTGTTGGCCTGCATCAGAAGCTACAGAAATCTGCCTTAGAGGTAGTTATGACCGTTTTGCATGCTGGGGGTAAATTTGACAAAAAGACCTATCAGGTATCTGGTGGTTTGCATGGTGTGGGGGTTTCTTGTGTAAATGCCCTATCTAGCTATTTGAAGGCCGAGGTACATCGGGAGGGACAGATATATGTTCAGGAATATAGCTGTGGGATTCCGCAGACAGAGGTAACGGTGATTGGCCAGACGGAGCGTACGGGGACCAAGGTAACTTTTTTGCCTGATGCCAGTATTTTTTCGGCGACCAACTATATTTATGAGAATCTTGCAAAGCGCTTGCGGGAATTAGCTTATTTGAACAAAGGTTTGCGTTTGATCATCATTGATGAGCGCAAAGAGGAGGAAGATGGCAGCTTCAAGCGGGAGGAATTCTTTTCTGAGGGAGGACTCAAGGAGTTTGTTCAGGAAATGGACAGCAATAACAACCGCGAGATCTTGTTGCCTGAGCCCATTCATGTGATGGGAGAAGAAGAGGGTGTATTTGTGGAGGTTGCTTTTCAGTATAATGACTCTTATCGGGAGAATCTTCGCTCTTTTGTTAATAATATTAACACGATTGAGGGGGGAACGCATGTTTCTGGTTTCCGTAGAGCGGTGGGTCATGAGCTCAAGAAATATGGGGATCGCACAGGTTTGTTTGCTAAGGCCAAGGCGACTATTTCTAGTGAAGACTTTAGAGAGGGCTTGACGGCGGTAGTTGCGGTAAAGGTGCCTAATCCTCAGTTTAAGGGGCAGACCAAAGGTGAACTGGGCAATCAGGAGGTCAATTCTATTGTATCGGGGGCTGTACGTAAGGCCTTTGCGCTTTATTTAGAGGAGAACCCATCTGTAGCTAAACTAATTATTGACAAAGTTATTTTGGCGGCTCGTGCTCGTACTGCGGCTCGCAAAGCGCGAGAGATGGTACAGCGAAAAAATGTATTGACGGGTTCTGGTTTGCCAGGTAAATTGGCGGATTGTTCGTCTAGAGATGCTAGTCTTTCAGAAATCTTCTTGGTAGAGGGTGATTCTGCGGGTGGAACGGCCAAGCAAGGGCGTAGTCGCGAGTTTCAGGCAATTTTGCCTTTGCGGGGTAAGATCTTGAACGTAGAGAAAGCCATGGAGCATAAAATCTACGAGAATGAAGAGATTAAGAACATCTTTACGGCCTTAGGGGTGCGCATTGCAGAGAAAGATGGAGATCGTTATTTAGATACAGAGAAACTACGTTACCATAAAATTGTCATCATGTGTGATGCCGATGTTGATGGTAGCCATATTGTTACTTTAATTTTGACCTTCTTCTTCCGCTATATGCGTCCCTTGATAGAGAATGGCTATGTATATATTGCTGCCCCTCCCCTATATTTGGTTAAGAAGGGCAAAAAACAAATTTACTGCTGGGATGAGGCACAGCGGCAGATGGCTGTAGCAGAGCTCGGCAGTAATGGTGTTGGGGTACAGCGTTATAAGGGACTTGGAGAGATGAATGCTGAGCAACTTTGGGAAACAACCATGAATCCCGAGACACGCACACTTCGTCAGGTACAAATTGAAGATGCCGAGATGGCAGATGACACCTTTAGTATGTTGATGGGAGATTCTGTACCTCCTCGTCGCAAGTTTATTGAAGATAATGCAAAATATGCTAATGTTGATGCTTAG
- a CDS encoding nicotinate phosphoribosyltransferase produces MQNSLNKRYRTSLALLTDLYQITMAYGYWKAGRQEEEAVFHWFYRKNPFGANYAITAGLEDAIAYLQDFAFSVDDIQYLGGLKGADGRPLFEEAFLNYLQRMKFSCDIDAVPEGRVVFAHEPLLRVRGPLIQAQLLETALLNILNFQTLIASKAHQVCLAAQGDTVLEFGLRRAQGIDGGLSASRAAYIAGVAATSNVLAGKLYDIPVKGTHAHSWVMSFEEEEEAFATYAQALPANCVFLVDTYDTQKGVDKAIAIGQQLRAKGQELLGIRLDSGDLRALSIWARKRLDEAGFENTQIIASDSLNEEKIRALKAGGAAIDSWGVGTNLVTAQDQPALGGVYKLAALRKDAQSEWAYKIKLSNTPIKISNPGALQVRRYYLTDGRPYGDMIWDELQTNDLGQLQSFDGRTVVCDSRSYEDLLQPIFRNGEFCYKLPSLGEIRAAAQRDLALFERVDFKLYPQGLETHLAQRKEALIEQLQNKKQ; encoded by the coding sequence ATGCAAAACAGTTTAAATAAGCGTTATCGGACGAGCTTGGCCCTATTGACAGATCTCTATCAGATTACTATGGCTTATGGTTATTGGAAGGCGGGTAGACAAGAAGAGGAGGCCGTCTTTCATTGGTTTTACAGAAAAAATCCTTTTGGGGCCAATTATGCCATTACGGCTGGCTTGGAAGATGCGATTGCTTACCTGCAAGATTTTGCCTTCTCTGTGGATGATATACAGTATTTAGGCGGCCTTAAGGGGGCCGATGGGCGCCCCTTATTTGAGGAAGCTTTCCTGAACTACTTACAGCGCATGAAATTTAGCTGTGATATTGATGCTGTGCCAGAGGGAAGGGTCGTTTTTGCGCATGAACCACTCTTGCGGGTTAGGGGACCACTTATACAGGCCCAGTTATTAGAAACGGCTTTGCTCAATATCCTAAACTTTCAGACCCTAATCGCCAGTAAGGCCCATCAGGTTTGCTTGGCGGCCCAAGGCGATACGGTCTTGGAGTTTGGTTTGCGTCGAGCTCAAGGTATCGACGGGGGACTATCGGCTTCTCGAGCTGCTTATATAGCTGGTGTGGCGGCAACGAGCAATGTATTGGCTGGAAAACTCTACGACATTCCCGTGAAGGGCACGCATGCCCACAGCTGGGTCATGAGCTTTGAGGAGGAGGAGGAAGCCTTTGCCACTTATGCGCAAGCCCTACCCGCCAACTGTGTCTTTTTGGTCGATACCTATGATACGCAAAAAGGGGTAGATAAAGCGATAGCCATAGGGCAGCAACTACGAGCCAAGGGCCAAGAATTGCTAGGCATTCGTCTAGATAGTGGAGATTTGCGGGCCCTAAGTATTTGGGCCAGAAAGCGTTTGGATGAAGCGGGTTTTGAAAACACCCAAATCATTGCTAGCGATAGCCTGAATGAAGAAAAAATCCGCGCCCTAAAGGCTGGCGGAGCAGCCATAGATAGCTGGGGGGTAGGCACTAACCTCGTCACCGCTCAAGATCAGCCCGCTTTGGGGGGCGTATATAAGCTAGCCGCCTTGCGCAAGGATGCCCAGAGTGAATGGGCCTATAAAATTAAGCTGTCGAATACGCCAATTAAAATCTCTAATCCTGGCGCTTTGCAAGTTCGCCGCTATTACTTAACTGATGGTCGCCCCTATGGAGACATGATTTGGGATGAACTGCAGACAAATGATTTGGGCCAACTTCAAAGCTTTGATGGCCGCACTGTCGTCTGCGATAGCCGCAGCTATGAAGATTTGTTGCAACCTATATTTAGAAATGGGGAGTTTTGCTATAAATTACCTAGCTTAGGCGAAATACGGGCCGCAGCGCAAAGAGATTTGGCCCTATTCGAGCGGGTAGACTTTAAGCTCTATCCCCAAGGACTAGAAACGCATTTGGCCCAAAGAAAAGAAGCCTTGATCGAACAGCTTCAGAATAAGAAACAATAA
- a CDS encoding ferredoxin--NADP reductase → MQRPKKNNKSNMNAAHQFYTLSVKEVVSLSADTVKLVFAVPEALKEQFSYISGQYLTLRFQLNGQEERRAYSLCSSPVLDQDLAVAVKRVPQGLVSNHINDQVKAGDQLEVMPPEGHFVAQPQADEKKDYFLFGGGSGLTPLLSILKSIIELAPKSRVFLYYQNRTEESILFREELDRLEKRYAGQLLVQHILSQPKTESSGGFMGLFAKKSRNWKGEVGRIDAKKASRFIKEHQAADGRPVELYLCGPAGLMDAAQKAAQNLGLEQVHREWFNADETPKNEVKAQANAKVYARIDGEDFEVVLQKKESILDGLRRVGADAPFSCMAGTCSSCMAKVEEGSVEMERCLALDEEEIAEGFVLSCQSKPTSPIVRINFDV, encoded by the coding sequence ATGCAGAGACCGAAGAAGAACAATAAGTCCAATATGAATGCAGCGCATCAGTTTTACACCCTTTCGGTAAAAGAAGTAGTTTCGCTTTCGGCCGATACGGTAAAGCTTGTTTTTGCAGTTCCCGAAGCGCTCAAGGAGCAGTTTAGTTATATTTCGGGCCAATATTTAACCTTGCGTTTTCAGTTGAATGGGCAAGAAGAGCGTCGAGCCTACTCGCTTTGTTCTAGTCCTGTTTTGGACCAAGATTTAGCGGTGGCAGTGAAAAGAGTGCCTCAGGGTTTGGTCTCTAATCACATCAACGATCAGGTCAAGGCGGGGGATCAGCTAGAAGTAATGCCCCCCGAAGGGCATTTTGTGGCCCAACCTCAGGCCGATGAGAAAAAAGACTATTTTTTGTTTGGCGGAGGAAGTGGATTGACGCCCTTATTATCCATCTTAAAGTCGATCATTGAGCTAGCGCCTAAAAGTCGGGTTTTCCTCTATTATCAAAATAGAACCGAAGAGAGCATCTTGTTTCGGGAGGAGCTAGATCGCTTAGAAAAACGTTATGCGGGACAGCTGTTGGTACAGCATATCCTCAGTCAACCCAAAACGGAGAGTTCAGGCGGCTTTATGGGCTTATTTGCCAAGAAAAGCCGCAATTGGAAGGGAGAAGTTGGGCGTATAGATGCCAAAAAAGCGAGTCGATTCATCAAAGAACATCAGGCCGCTGATGGTCGCCCTGTAGAGCTTTATCTTTGTGGACCAGCGGGTTTGATGGATGCGGCCCAGAAGGCGGCTCAAAACCTAGGTTTAGAGCAAGTTCATCGCGAGTGGTTCAATGCGGATGAAACGCCCAAAAATGAGGTGAAGGCACAGGCCAATGCCAAGGTCTATGCTCGCATTGATGGGGAAGACTTTGAGGTGGTTTTGCAAAAGAAAGAATCTATCTTGGATGGTTTGCGTAGGGTAGGGGCCGATGCGCCTTTTTCTTGCATGGCGGGAACTTGTTCGAGCTGCATGGCCAAGGTAGAAGAGGGCAGCGTAGAAATGGAACGCTGTCTGGCTTTAGACGAAGAAGAGATTGCTGAGGGATTTGTGCTTAGCTGCCAATCGAAGCCGACTAGTCCCATTGTTCGAATAAACTTTGATGTGTAA